A single genomic interval of Gossypium raimondii isolate GPD5lz chromosome 11, ASM2569854v1, whole genome shotgun sequence harbors:
- the LOC105801778 gene encoding DNA-directed RNA polymerases II, IV and V subunit 6A, with product MADDDYNDMDMGYEDEPPEPEIEEGAEEDLENNNNDDVPLEPIETEDNVDQDAKDKTTRKTSKYMTKYERARILGTRALQISMNAPVMVELEGETDPLEIAMKELRERKIPFTIRRYLPDGSYEDWGVDELIVEDSWKRQVGGD from the exons ATGGCGGACGACGACTATAATGATATGGACATGGG ATATGAGGATGAGCCACCAGAGCCTGAGATTGAA GAAGGAGCTGAGGAGGATTTGGAAAACAATAACAACGATGATGTTCCTCTAGAACCTATCGAAACTGAAGACAATGTAGACCAAGATGCTAAAGACAAAACTACTCGTAaaacatcaaagtatatgaccAAATACGAGCGTGCTAGAATCTTGGGTACCCGAGCCTTGCAAATCAG TATGAATGCACCTGTTATGGTTGAGTTGGAAGGTGAGACCGACCCACTTGAG ATTGCCATGAAGGAGCTTCGAGAGCGGAAAATACCCTTTACCATAAGACGCTACTTGCCTGATGGAAG TTATGAAGACTGGGGAGTCGATGAGTTGATTGTGGAAGACTCATGGAAGAGACAAGTCGGAGGCGATTGA
- the LOC105801779 gene encoding protein 108, protein MVSLKSLVSLSSRSAAVALLVLVVSVAVQTHTTNAQSCPTELTSLNVCAPFVVPGAAVANPSIDCCNALQSVHHDCLCSTLRIASRLPSQCNLPPLTCA, encoded by the coding sequence ATGGTAAGTCTCAAATCACTTGTATCTCTCAGTTCCCGATCCGCTGCCGTAGCACTACTTGTTTTGGTGGTTTCAGTGGCAGTGCAGACCCATACTACAAATGCACAAAGCTGCCCGACCGAGCTGACGAGCCTGAACGTGTGCGCACCTTTCGTGGTGCCCGGTGCAGCTGTGGCTAACCCTAGCATTGACTGCTGTAACGCACTCCAATCGGTGCACCATGATTGCCTTTGCAGCACTCTAAGGATCGCTTCTCGACTCCCTTCTCAATGCAATCTCCCACCACTCACTTGTGCTTGA
- the LOC105801777 gene encoding probable transcriptional regulator SLK2 isoform X2 → MRLPASPMSFSSNNITVSGSSVVDGSSVGHHGSHQDPSVQQMQQSQQLQQGASSAASRPQSQTGQVSVPLGPRVPGPFLQDPGNLSQVQKKPRLDIKQEDIMQQQMLQQLLQRQDSMQLHGQNPQLQALMQQQRLRQQQQILQSLPPLQRAHLQQQQQQQQQQQLQLRQQLQQQGMQQITGMKRPFDGGVCARRLMQYLYHQRQRPPDNSIAYWRKFVAEYYAPRAKKKWCLSMYDNVGSHALGVFPQAAIDAWQCDICGSKSGRGFEATFDVLPRLNEIKFGSGVIDELLYLDMPRECRFPSGIMMLEYGRAVQESVYEQLRVVREGQLRIIFTQDLKILSWEFCARRHEQLFPRHLVAPQVNQIVQVAQKCQSTISEGGAEGVSQQDLQTNSNMVLTAGRQLVKSLEVQSLNDLGFSKRYVRCLQIAEVVNSMKDLIGFCRENKSGAIEGLKNYPRHPSSTKLQMQKMQEMEQITNVRGLPTDRNTLNKLMALHPGINNNPMRNNSHQMAAGRGTLSGSAQAALALSNYQNLLVRQNSINSNPNSLHQEASSSFNNSNQSPSSSFQGPAASLPAQQHTLSVTANNLIQQNHMQSSQGNPALQQQMIQQLLQEMSNNNTGVQLLQEMSNNNTGVQQQSVNGQNENGSAGRNTSALATATSTVSGSVAGPALSQSNSFKATSNDNSLAAGGDNRFNRGQPDLPQNLHSQDDTVPDIANDFMDNGFFNNDLDYNIGYGWKA, encoded by the exons ATGCGCTTGCCAGCTTCGCCCATGTCGTTTTCTTCCAACAATATAACCGTGTCAGGTTCATCAGTTGTTGATGGGTCTTCTGTAGGCCATCATGGCTCTCATCAAGACCCAAGTGTCCAACAGATGCAACAGAGTCAGCAGCTGCAACAAGGGGCCTCAAGTGCTGCATCTCGGCCACAGTCACAAACTGGGCAAGTTTCTGTTCCGTTGGGTCCACGAGTCCCAGGGCCCTTCTTGCAAGACCCTGGTAATTTATCCCAGGTGCAGAAGAAGCCTCGGCTAGATATCAAACAAGAAGACATTATGCAGCAGCAGATGTTGCAACAACTGCTACAAAGACAGGATTCCATGCAGTTGCATGGTCAAAACCCTCAATTACAAGCTTTGATGCAGCAGCAGAGACTTAGACAACAGCAACAAATTTTGCAGTCGTTGCCACCATTGCAGAGAGCACACttgcagcagcagcagcaacaacaacaacaacagcaaTTGCAGTTGAGGCAGCAATTGCAGCAACAGGGGATGCAGCAAATAACTGGAATGAAACGTCCCTTTGATGGTGGTGTATGTGCTCGCCGCCTAATGCAATACTTATATCACCAACGGCAAAGGCCACCA GACAATTCCATTGCATACTGGAGGAAATTTGTTGCAGAGTATTATGCTCCACGTGCAAAGAAAAAGTGGTGTTTATCAATGTATGATAATGTCGGGAGTCATGCACTTGGTGTTTTCCCTCAAGCAGCTATC GATGCTTGGCAGTGTGACATTTGTGGGTCGAAGTCTGGAAGGGGGTTTG AGGCAACTTTTGATGTACTTCCCAGActtaatgaaatcaaatttggCAGTGGAGTAATTGATGAACTTCTATATTTGGACATGCCCCGTGAGTGTAGATTTCCTTCTGGAATAATGATGTTGGAGTATGGAAGAGCTGTTCAGGAGAGTGTATATGAGCAGCTTCGTGTTGTTCGTGAGGGTCAGCTTCGCATCATATTCACTCAGGACTTAAAG ATATTGTCTTGGGAATTTTGTGCACGTAGGCATGAACAACTTTTTCCTCGTCATTTAGTTGCACCTCAG GTAAACCAGATAGTTCAGGTGGCACAAAAATGTCAGAGCACAATTTCTGAAGGCGGAGCTGAGGGGGTTTCTCAGCAGGACTTGCAAACAAACAGCAATAT GGTCTTAACAGCTGGACGACAGCTTGTTAAAAGTTTGGAAGTACAGTCACTGAATGACTTAGGTTTTTCGAAAAGATACGTGAGGTGTTTGCAG ATTGCTGAGGTTGTCAACAGCATGAAAGATCTGATAGGTTTTTGTCGAGAAAACAAGTCTGGGGCGATTG AGGGCTTGAAGAACTATCCTCGACATCCCTCTTCGACCAAACTCCAAATGCAAAAAATGCAAGAAATGGAGCAGATAACAAATGTTCGGGGTCTGCCAACTGACAGGAATACCCTCAATAAGCTGATGGCATTGCATCCTGGGATAAACAACAATCCAATGAGAAACAACAGCCATCAAATGGCTGCTGGTCGAGGAACTTTAAGTGGTTCGGCACAAGCAGCTTTGGCACTTTCTAACTACCAGAACCTGCTCGTTCggcaaaattcaataaattcaaacCCTAACTCACTTCATCAGGAAGCCTCATCTTCCTTCAATAACTCTAACCAGAGTCCATCTTCGAGTTTCCAAGGGCCTGCTGCCTCGTTACCAGCTCAGCAACATACATTAAGCGTCACAGCAAATAACCTAATCCAACAGAATCACATGCAGTCATCTCAAGGAAATCCGGCTTTACAACAACAAATGATCCAACAACTTCTCCAGGAGATGTCTAATAACAACACGGGAGTTCAACTTCTCCAGGAGATGTCTAATAACAACACGGGAGTTCAACAGCAGTCCGTGAATGGGCAGAATGAGAATGGAAGTGCGGGGAGAAACACCTCTGCTCTGGCTACAGCTACCTCTACCGTGTCTGGAAGTGTTGCAGGGCCTGCACTGAGTCAAAGCAACAGTTTCAAAGCCACTTCAAACGACAACTCTTTAGCTGCCGGTGGCGACAACAGATTCAACCGAGGACAACCTGATTTGCCCCAGAATCTCCATTCACAGGACGATACAGTTCCGGATATAGCAAATGATTTCATGGATAATGGGTTTTTTAACAATGACCTTGACTATAATATTGGTTATGGCTGGAAGGCATGA
- the LOC105801777 gene encoding probable transcriptional regulator SLK2 isoform X1 yields MVPSRMAGGLTQSSSSSGIFLQGNGQSQAVVSSRLSSPYENSSNSIPGTGVPNLGPVSDSVVLNSVANSGPSVGASSLVTDANSAFSGGPHLQRSASINTDSYMRLPASPMSFSSNNITVSGSSVVDGSSVGHHGSHQDPSVQQMQQSQQLQQGASSAASRPQSQTGQVSVPLGPRVPGPFLQDPGNLSQVQKKPRLDIKQEDIMQQQMLQQLLQRQDSMQLHGQNPQLQALMQQQRLRQQQQILQSLPPLQRAHLQQQQQQQQQQQLQLRQQLQQQGMQQITGMKRPFDGGVCARRLMQYLYHQRQRPPDNSIAYWRKFVAEYYAPRAKKKWCLSMYDNVGSHALGVFPQAAIDAWQCDICGSKSGRGFEATFDVLPRLNEIKFGSGVIDELLYLDMPRECRFPSGIMMLEYGRAVQESVYEQLRVVREGQLRIIFTQDLKILSWEFCARRHEQLFPRHLVAPQVNQIVQVAQKCQSTISEGGAEGVSQQDLQTNSNMVLTAGRQLVKSLEVQSLNDLGFSKRYVRCLQIAEVVNSMKDLIGFCRENKSGAIEGLKNYPRHPSSTKLQMQKMQEMEQITNVRGLPTDRNTLNKLMALHPGINNNPMRNNSHQMAAGRGTLSGSAQAALALSNYQNLLVRQNSINSNPNSLHQEASSSFNNSNQSPSSSFQGPAASLPAQQHTLSVTANNLIQQNHMQSSQGNPALQQQMIQQLLQEMSNNNTGVQLLQEMSNNNTGVQQQSVNGQNENGSAGRNTSALATATSTVSGSVAGPALSQSNSFKATSNDNSLAAGGDNRFNRGQPDLPQNLHSQDDTVPDIANDFMDNGFFNNDLDYNIGYGWKA; encoded by the exons ATGGTACCTTCTCGGATGGCTGGAGGGTTAACCCAATCTTCCTCAAGTTCTGGAATTTTCCTCCAAGGAAATGGGCAGTCCCAGGCTGTAGTTAGCTCTCGCTTGAGCTCACCTTATGAGAACTCATCTAATTCTATTCCTGGAACTGGGGTTCCTAATCTGGGTCCTGTTTCAGATAGTGTGGTGTTGAACAGTGTGGCAAACTCTGGACCTAGTGTTGGGGCAAGTTCTTTGGTCACAGATGCAAATTCGGCATTTTCAGGAGGTCCCCACTTACAGAGAAGTGCTAGCATTAATACAGATTCATATATGCGCTTGCCAGCTTCGCCCATGTCGTTTTCTTCCAACAATATAACCGTGTCAGGTTCATCAGTTGTTGATGGGTCTTCTGTAGGCCATCATGGCTCTCATCAAGACCCAAGTGTCCAACAGATGCAACAGAGTCAGCAGCTGCAACAAGGGGCCTCAAGTGCTGCATCTCGGCCACAGTCACAAACTGGGCAAGTTTCTGTTCCGTTGGGTCCACGAGTCCCAGGGCCCTTCTTGCAAGACCCTGGTAATTTATCCCAGGTGCAGAAGAAGCCTCGGCTAGATATCAAACAAGAAGACATTATGCAGCAGCAGATGTTGCAACAACTGCTACAAAGACAGGATTCCATGCAGTTGCATGGTCAAAACCCTCAATTACAAGCTTTGATGCAGCAGCAGAGACTTAGACAACAGCAACAAATTTTGCAGTCGTTGCCACCATTGCAGAGAGCACACttgcagcagcagcagcaacaacaacaacaacagcaaTTGCAGTTGAGGCAGCAATTGCAGCAACAGGGGATGCAGCAAATAACTGGAATGAAACGTCCCTTTGATGGTGGTGTATGTGCTCGCCGCCTAATGCAATACTTATATCACCAACGGCAAAGGCCACCA GACAATTCCATTGCATACTGGAGGAAATTTGTTGCAGAGTATTATGCTCCACGTGCAAAGAAAAAGTGGTGTTTATCAATGTATGATAATGTCGGGAGTCATGCACTTGGTGTTTTCCCTCAAGCAGCTATC GATGCTTGGCAGTGTGACATTTGTGGGTCGAAGTCTGGAAGGGGGTTTG AGGCAACTTTTGATGTACTTCCCAGActtaatgaaatcaaatttggCAGTGGAGTAATTGATGAACTTCTATATTTGGACATGCCCCGTGAGTGTAGATTTCCTTCTGGAATAATGATGTTGGAGTATGGAAGAGCTGTTCAGGAGAGTGTATATGAGCAGCTTCGTGTTGTTCGTGAGGGTCAGCTTCGCATCATATTCACTCAGGACTTAAAG ATATTGTCTTGGGAATTTTGTGCACGTAGGCATGAACAACTTTTTCCTCGTCATTTAGTTGCACCTCAG GTAAACCAGATAGTTCAGGTGGCACAAAAATGTCAGAGCACAATTTCTGAAGGCGGAGCTGAGGGGGTTTCTCAGCAGGACTTGCAAACAAACAGCAATAT GGTCTTAACAGCTGGACGACAGCTTGTTAAAAGTTTGGAAGTACAGTCACTGAATGACTTAGGTTTTTCGAAAAGATACGTGAGGTGTTTGCAG ATTGCTGAGGTTGTCAACAGCATGAAAGATCTGATAGGTTTTTGTCGAGAAAACAAGTCTGGGGCGATTG AGGGCTTGAAGAACTATCCTCGACATCCCTCTTCGACCAAACTCCAAATGCAAAAAATGCAAGAAATGGAGCAGATAACAAATGTTCGGGGTCTGCCAACTGACAGGAATACCCTCAATAAGCTGATGGCATTGCATCCTGGGATAAACAACAATCCAATGAGAAACAACAGCCATCAAATGGCTGCTGGTCGAGGAACTTTAAGTGGTTCGGCACAAGCAGCTTTGGCACTTTCTAACTACCAGAACCTGCTCGTTCggcaaaattcaataaattcaaacCCTAACTCACTTCATCAGGAAGCCTCATCTTCCTTCAATAACTCTAACCAGAGTCCATCTTCGAGTTTCCAAGGGCCTGCTGCCTCGTTACCAGCTCAGCAACATACATTAAGCGTCACAGCAAATAACCTAATCCAACAGAATCACATGCAGTCATCTCAAGGAAATCCGGCTTTACAACAACAAATGATCCAACAACTTCTCCAGGAGATGTCTAATAACAACACGGGAGTTCAACTTCTCCAGGAGATGTCTAATAACAACACGGGAGTTCAACAGCAGTCCGTGAATGGGCAGAATGAGAATGGAAGTGCGGGGAGAAACACCTCTGCTCTGGCTACAGCTACCTCTACCGTGTCTGGAAGTGTTGCAGGGCCTGCACTGAGTCAAAGCAACAGTTTCAAAGCCACTTCAAACGACAACTCTTTAGCTGCCGGTGGCGACAACAGATTCAACCGAGGACAACCTGATTTGCCCCAGAATCTCCATTCACAGGACGATACAGTTCCGGATATAGCAAATGATTTCATGGATAATGGGTTTTTTAACAATGACCTTGACTATAATATTGGTTATGGCTGGAAGGCATGA
- the LOC105801782 gene encoding CEN-like protein 1, with protein MSRVPEPLTVGRVIGEVVDNFTPSVQMTVTYNPNKQVANGHELMPAAISARPRVEIGGNDMRDAYTLIMTDPDAPSPSDPFLREHLHWMVTDVPGTTDVSFGREVVSYETPNPAVGIHRYVFILFKQRGRRTVKSPSSRDYFNTRRFSAENGLGLPVAAVYFNAQRETAARRR; from the exons ATGTCAAGGGTCCCTGAGCCACTTACCGTTGGGAGAGTTATAGGAGAAGTGGTGGACAATTTCACCCCAAGTGTTCAAATGACGGTAACGTACAACCCCAACAAACAAGTCGCCAATGGCCATGAGCTCATGCCTGCTGCCATCTCTGCTAGGCCTCGTGTTGAAATCGGCGGCAACGACATGAGAGACGCTTACACTTTA ATCATGACAGACCCCGACGCTCCAAGCCCTAGTGACCCCTTCTTGAGAGAACATTTGCACTG GATGGTTACCGACGTTCCTGGTACTACCGATGTTTCGTTTG GGAGGGAAGTTGTTAGCTACGAGACTCCAAATCCGGCGGTCGGCATCCACAGATACGTGTTCATACTTTTCAAACAGAGAGGAAGAAGAACGGTGAAGTCACCGTCTTCGAGGGATTACTTCAACACCAGGAGGTTCTCGGCGGAGAACGGTTTGGGTCTTCCGGTAGCGGCGGTGTACTTCAATGCCCAGAGAGAAACTGCTGCAAGAAGAAGATAA